In Aeromicrobium marinum DSM 15272, one genomic interval encodes:
- a CDS encoding glutamate-cysteine ligase family protein has translation MGQDVDDREFTGEDRTRYRAKVRRCLDVFARMLTERDFSVGRPQVGIEIEFNLVDEHGDPAMKNVEALAAIADDDFQTELGLFNIEINIPPSRIAGDGLARLESTVRADLNEAQAKAGQVGAGLVMIGILPSIREQHFNRGVISANPRYHLLSDQIVAARGEDIEIVIDGVDRLATTSDTIIPEAACTSTQLHLQVDPEDFAATWNAAQAIAGVQTAVGANSPFLLGRQLWHETRIPLFQQATDTRSDELKSQGVRPRVFFGERWITSVFDLFEENVRYFPALLPIVDDEDPVDVLEAGGLPTLGELRLHNGTVYRWNRPIYDIADGRPHLRIENRLLPAGPTVVDTMANAALFYGLVKTLSAGERPVWSQLSFGAAEENFHHAARSGLGADVYWPGVGTVSVGELTLRHLLPLAAAGLDELGVDADVGGRLLDIIEQRCVTGRNGATWQIAEFDHHLRVSGDRTAAMRATTLAYESLMHGGEPVHTWAVSGR, from the coding sequence ATGGGCCAGGACGTCGACGACCGTGAGTTCACCGGCGAGGACCGCACCCGCTACCGCGCGAAGGTGCGGCGCTGCCTCGACGTGTTCGCCCGGATGCTGACCGAGCGGGACTTCTCCGTCGGTCGCCCGCAGGTGGGCATCGAGATCGAGTTCAACCTCGTTGACGAGCACGGTGACCCGGCGATGAAGAACGTGGAGGCGCTGGCGGCCATCGCCGACGACGACTTCCAGACCGAGCTGGGTCTGTTCAACATCGAGATCAACATCCCGCCGAGCCGGATCGCCGGGGACGGCCTGGCCCGACTGGAGTCCACCGTCCGGGCCGACCTCAACGAGGCGCAGGCCAAGGCCGGTCAGGTCGGTGCCGGTCTGGTCATGATCGGCATCCTGCCCAGCATCCGCGAGCAGCACTTCAACCGTGGCGTCATCTCGGCCAACCCGCGCTACCACCTGCTGTCCGACCAGATCGTGGCCGCGCGGGGTGAGGACATCGAGATCGTCATCGACGGGGTCGACCGGCTCGCCACCACCTCGGACACGATCATCCCGGAGGCGGCGTGCACCAGCACGCAGCTGCACCTGCAGGTCGACCCCGAGGACTTCGCGGCCACGTGGAACGCGGCCCAGGCGATCGCCGGCGTGCAGACGGCGGTGGGAGCGAACTCGCCGTTCCTGCTGGGCCGCCAGCTCTGGCACGAGACGCGCATCCCGTTGTTCCAGCAGGCGACCGACACCCGCAGTGACGAGCTGAAGTCCCAGGGGGTCCGCCCCCGGGTGTTCTTCGGTGAGCGGTGGATCACGTCGGTCTTCGACCTGTTCGAGGAGAACGTGCGCTACTTCCCGGCCCTCCTGCCGATCGTCGACGACGAGGACCCGGTGGACGTCCTGGAGGCGGGCGGACTCCCGACCCTCGGCGAGCTGCGGCTCCACAACGGCACGGTCTACCGGTGGAACCGTCCGATCTACGACATCGCGGACGGCCGCCCCCACCTGCGCATCGAGAACCGCCTGCTCCCGGCCGGCCCCACCGTCGTCGACACGATGGCCAACGCCGCCCTCTTCTACGGGCTGGTCAAGACGTTGTCGGCGGGGGAGCGGCCGGTGTGGTCCCAGCTCAGCTTCGGTGCCGCGGAGGAGAACTTCCACCACGCGGCCCGGTCGGGACTCGGGGCCGACGTCTACTGGCCGGGGGTCGGCACGGTGTCGGTCGGGGAGCTGACCCTGCGCCACCTGTTGCCGCTGGCCGCTGCCGGTCTCGACGAGCTCGGCGTCGACGCCGACGTCGGCGGACGGCTGCTCGACATCATCGAACAGCGCTGCGTCACAGGACGCAACGGGGCCACGTGGCAGATCGCTGAGTTCGACCACCACCTCCGGGTGTCGGGGGACCGGACAGCGGCGATGCGGGCCACGACCCTGGCCTACGAGTCGTTGATGCACGGGGGCGAACCGGTCCACACCTGGGCGGTCAGCGGCCGCTGA
- a CDS encoding class I adenylate-forming enzyme family protein has translation MEPQIHDAATSEARQRRLAAGLRSAGVGTGDRVVVAVPGSPLMVDLVLAACRSGVVPVPLDTRLTSSEREAIVSDVRPALVLDDDAGLTALDGTAEVDLDPWPRCRPMHFTSGTTGRPKGVWSGLLDGPAAAAAGLEERDLWGFSDQDVNLVVSPLHHSAPLRFATGTLLAGGSVAVLPRFEPGAMVAAVSAVRPTTMFCVPAHLQRLFAHEDATGTRLDPSSFRLVAHAGAPCPDAIRRRAHETFGRQTVWEFYGSTEGQFTACSAAEWHARPGTLGRPRPGRTITVDDDGLLWCAVPPWARFTYWEDREKTAAAWRDTPDGPAFTVGDLGRVEDGYVYLDARRTDLVISGGVNVYPAEVEAVLETVPGVVEIAVFGRPDDRWGQRVCAVWVGDADEQQLRQAAEEHLAPAKRPKEYGQVPALPRTATGKVRRTDLA, from the coding sequence GTGGAGCCGCAGATCCATGACGCCGCGACGAGCGAGGCGCGGCAGCGGCGGCTCGCGGCCGGCCTGCGGTCGGCCGGGGTCGGTACCGGCGACCGGGTCGTCGTGGCGGTCCCCGGCTCCCCGCTGATGGTCGACCTCGTGCTGGCGGCCTGTCGCTCCGGTGTGGTGCCGGTCCCGCTCGACACCCGCCTGACCTCCTCGGAGCGGGAGGCGATCGTCTCGGACGTGCGTCCTGCCCTGGTCCTCGACGACGACGCCGGACTGACCGCGCTCGACGGGACCGCCGAGGTCGACCTGGACCCCTGGCCACGCTGCCGCCCGATGCACTTCACCTCCGGCACGACCGGCCGACCCAAGGGGGTCTGGTCGGGCCTCCTCGACGGTCCGGCCGCGGCGGCGGCCGGTCTGGAGGAGCGTGACCTCTGGGGGTTCTCGGACCAGGACGTCAACCTGGTGGTGTCGCCGCTGCACCACTCCGCTCCCCTGCGGTTCGCCACCGGCACCCTGCTGGCCGGCGGATCCGTCGCGGTGCTGCCGCGGTTCGAGCCGGGCGCAATGGTCGCCGCCGTCTCCGCGGTCCGCCCCACGACCATGTTCTGCGTTCCCGCGCACCTGCAGCGGCTCTTCGCCCACGAGGACGCGACCGGGACGCGCCTCGACCCGTCGTCGTTCCGGCTCGTGGCACACGCCGGCGCACCGTGCCCGGACGCGATCAGGCGACGCGCGCACGAGACCTTCGGGCGACAGACCGTGTGGGAGTTCTACGGCTCCACCGAGGGGCAGTTCACCGCGTGCAGCGCCGCGGAGTGGCACGCACGCCCGGGGACCCTCGGTCGGCCGCGACCGGGCCGCACGATCACCGTCGACGACGACGGGCTGCTGTGGTGCGCCGTCCCGCCGTGGGCACGTTTCACCTATTGGGAGGACCGGGAGAAGACCGCGGCGGCGTGGCGGGATACCCCGGACGGTCCCGCCTTCACCGTCGGCGACCTCGGCCGGGTCGAGGACGGCTACGTGTACCTCGACGCGCGGCGCACCGACCTGGTCATCAGCGGCGGGGTGAACGTGTACCCGGCCGAGGTCGAGGCCGTGCTGGAGACGGTTCCGGGGGTCGTCGAGATCGCCGTCTTCGGCCGGCCCGACGACCGCTGGGGCCAGCGGGTGTGCGCGGTGTGGGTCGGCGACGCCGACGAGCAGCAGCTGCGACAGGCGGCCGAGGAGCACCTGGCCCCGGCCAAGCGTCCGAAGGAGTACGGGCAGGTCCCCGCGCTGCCCCGCACCGCGACCGGCAAGGTCCGCCGCACCGACCTCGCCTGA
- a CDS encoding helix-turn-helix domain-containing protein: protein MTTVAVIVSDGLEPFGLGVLAEVWGEGYHPEDENPVFDFRVCTERPGAVATEYGFEIVVRHDLASVADADVVAVAAKRDRRREEPAVSQVLREAHDRGAVIIASCSAVFTLGDAGLLDGRRSTTHWRYGAELQEAFPRTTVDTDVLYIDDGDVVTGAGSAAGIDANLHLMRRLHGSRTAATAARRIVVPPHRDGGQAQFIRTPLGLTECDTLGPLLAWAGERLHEPLPVERLAAQAHMSARTFARRFRDETGTTPLQWLTSQRVALAEELLENSDLSIEQIAHRVGFGNAATLRHHFAGSRGTSPQAYRRSFGCLDAS from the coding sequence ATGACGACTGTCGCGGTGATCGTGTCCGACGGCCTCGAGCCGTTCGGCCTGGGCGTCCTGGCCGAGGTGTGGGGCGAGGGCTACCACCCCGAGGACGAGAACCCGGTGTTCGACTTCCGCGTCTGCACCGAACGACCGGGGGCCGTCGCCACCGAGTACGGGTTCGAGATCGTCGTGCGGCACGACCTGGCGTCGGTGGCCGACGCGGACGTCGTGGCCGTGGCCGCGAAGCGCGACCGCCGGCGGGAGGAGCCGGCCGTCTCGCAGGTGCTGCGGGAGGCGCACGACCGGGGGGCGGTCATCATCGCCTCGTGCAGCGCGGTGTTCACCCTCGGCGACGCCGGTCTGCTCGACGGCCGCCGGTCGACCACCCACTGGAGGTACGGCGCCGAGCTGCAGGAGGCCTTCCCCCGGACCACGGTCGACACCGACGTGCTCTACATCGACGACGGTGACGTGGTGACCGGGGCGGGATCGGCAGCGGGCATCGACGCCAACCTCCACCTGATGCGCCGCCTGCACGGCTCACGCACGGCCGCCACGGCCGCCCGCCGCATCGTCGTGCCGCCGCACCGCGACGGCGGGCAGGCGCAGTTCATCCGCACGCCGCTCGGGCTGACCGAGTGCGACACGCTCGGTCCGTTGCTGGCCTGGGCCGGTGAGCGGCTCCACGAGCCCCTGCCCGTCGAGCGACTGGCGGCGCAGGCCCACATGTCGGCCCGGACCTTCGCCCGTCGCTTCCGCGACGAGACGGGCACCACGCCGCTGCAGTGGCTCACCTCCCAGCGGGTGGCACTCGCCGAGGAGCTGCTCGAGAACTCCGACCTGTCGATCGAGCAGATCGCGCACCGGGTCGGGTTCGGCAACGCCGCGACGCTGCGCCACCACTTCGCCGGCTCGCGTGGCACGTCGCCGCAGGCGTACCGGCGCAGCTTCGGCTGTCTCGACGCCTCCTGA
- a CDS encoding S9 family peptidase: protein MTQPPVAPRRPVVRSHHGDDVVDDYEWLRDIEDPEVLAHLEAENEHTADRTVHLADLRQTIFDEIKARTQETDLSVPVRHGAWWYYTRTVEGQQYGIRARCPIADPADWTPPVLDAGTTIPDEEVLLDSNVEAEGHEFFSLGAFSLSDDDRYLAWSVDVTGDERYTIRVKDLHTGEVLPDEIVGAAAGATWSAGATHLFYSTVDDAWRPHQVWRHRLGDTGDDTLVHEEPDERYFTGVGRTQSEKYLVIGSSSKITSEARLLPADDPEGEFRVVMPRRDGVEYSVEHAVVGDADVLLVLHNDGAADFELVSVPMALALAGELTRAAQGTVVVGADPSLRLEDVDVFARHLFVSYRRAAMTRIGVLAITDEGFGPLREVEFAEELFSCGVGGNAEWDQPLVRIGFGSFVTPSTVYDLDPDTFETVLLKQATVLGDYDPADYVQHRTWATAPDGTQVPVSVVARADTPRDGTAPGLLYGYGAYEISIDPAMSAMRLSLLDRGFVFAVAHVRGGGEMGRAWYDDGKLGHKRNTFTDFVAAARHLVDEGWTAADRLVAEGGSAGGLLMGAVANLAPEAFCGILANVPFVDALTTILDPSLPLTVIEWDEWGNPLADPEVYAYMKSYTPYENIRATAYPSILAVTSLHDTRVHVVEPTKWVARLRETATGSAPVLLKTEMHAGHGGVSGRYASWHERAFELAWIIDTAGAA, encoded by the coding sequence ATGACCCAGCCCCCCGTCGCGCCCCGCCGTCCGGTCGTCCGCAGCCACCACGGCGACGACGTGGTCGACGACTACGAGTGGCTCCGTGACATCGAGGACCCCGAGGTGCTGGCCCACCTCGAGGCCGAGAACGAGCACACCGCCGACCGGACCGTCCACCTCGCCGACCTGCGGCAGACGATCTTCGACGAGATCAAGGCCCGCACGCAGGAGACCGACCTGTCGGTGCCGGTCCGCCACGGCGCTTGGTGGTACTACACCCGCACGGTCGAGGGCCAGCAGTACGGGATCCGCGCCCGCTGTCCGATCGCCGACCCGGCCGACTGGACTCCCCCGGTCCTCGACGCCGGCACCACGATCCCGGACGAGGAGGTGCTGCTGGACTCCAACGTCGAGGCCGAGGGGCACGAGTTCTTCTCGCTCGGAGCGTTCAGTCTCAGCGACGACGACCGCTACCTCGCGTGGTCGGTCGACGTCACCGGCGACGAGCGGTACACGATCCGGGTCAAGGACCTGCACACCGGCGAGGTCCTGCCCGACGAGATCGTCGGGGCCGCCGCGGGCGCCACGTGGTCGGCCGGTGCCACCCACCTGTTCTACTCCACGGTCGACGACGCGTGGCGTCCCCACCAGGTCTGGCGGCACCGCCTCGGGGACACCGGCGACGACACCCTGGTCCACGAGGAGCCCGACGAGCGGTACTTCACCGGCGTGGGCCGCACCCAGTCCGAGAAGTACCTCGTGATCGGGTCGTCGTCGAAGATCACGAGCGAGGCCCGGCTGCTCCCCGCCGATGACCCGGAGGGTGAGTTCCGGGTGGTGATGCCCCGGCGGGACGGGGTCGAGTACTCCGTCGAGCACGCCGTGGTGGGCGACGCCGACGTGCTGCTGGTCCTGCACAACGACGGGGCCGCCGACTTCGAGCTGGTGTCGGTGCCCATGGCCCTCGCGCTGGCCGGCGAGCTGACCCGCGCCGCCCAGGGCACGGTCGTCGTGGGTGCGGACCCCTCCCTGCGACTGGAGGACGTCGACGTGTTCGCCCGTCACCTCTTCGTGTCCTACCGCCGGGCCGCCATGACCCGCATCGGCGTGCTGGCGATCACCGACGAGGGCTTCGGCCCGTTGCGCGAGGTCGAGTTCGCCGAGGAGCTGTTCTCGTGCGGGGTGGGCGGCAACGCCGAGTGGGACCAGCCGCTGGTGCGGATCGGGTTCGGGTCCTTCGTCACGCCGTCGACGGTGTACGACCTCGACCCCGACACCTTCGAGACCGTGCTGCTCAAGCAGGCCACCGTGCTCGGCGACTACGACCCCGCCGACTACGTGCAGCACCGCACCTGGGCCACCGCCCCGGACGGCACGCAGGTGCCGGTCTCCGTCGTCGCCCGGGCCGACACGCCGCGCGACGGGACGGCGCCGGGTCTGCTCTACGGGTACGGCGCCTACGAGATCAGCATCGACCCGGCGATGTCGGCGATGCGCCTGTCCCTGCTCGACCGTGGCTTCGTGTTCGCCGTGGCGCACGTACGCGGCGGGGGCGAGATGGGCCGCGCCTGGTACGACGACGGCAAGCTCGGCCACAAGCGCAACACCTTCACCGACTTCGTGGCCGCCGCCCGGCACCTCGTGGACGAGGGGTGGACGGCCGCCGATCGCCTGGTCGCCGAGGGCGGCAGCGCCGGTGGCCTGCTGATGGGGGCCGTGGCGAACCTCGCCCCCGAGGCGTTCTGCGGCATCCTGGCCAACGTGCCGTTCGTCGACGCGCTGACCACCATCCTCGACCCGTCGCTGCCGCTGACGGTGATCGAGTGGGACGAGTGGGGCAACCCGTTGGCCGACCCCGAGGTGTACGCGTACATGAAGTCGTACACGCCGTACGAGAACATCCGGGCGACCGCCTACCCCTCGATCCTCGCGGTCACCAGCCTGCACGACACCCGTGTGCACGTCGTCGAACCCACCAAGTGGGTCGCGCGGCTGCGCGAGACGGCCACCGGGTCCGCGCCGGTCCTGCTGAAGACCGAGATGCACGCCGGTCACGGCGGCGTCAGCGGTCGCTACGCCTCCTGGCATGAGCGGGCCTTCGAGCTGGCGTGGATCATCGACACCGCCGGGGCGGCGTAG
- the coaE gene encoding dephospho-CoA kinase — protein sequence MRLRVGLTGGIGSGKSTVSRLLADRGAVVVDYDLLAREVVEPGSPALTRIAERFGADVLAADGTLDRPALGSVVFADAAARRDLEAITHPAIRDLAALREAQAPADAVVVHDNPLLVEMGAHVACDVVVVVDLPVEVQLRRLVELRGMTESEARARIAAQASRDDRAAVADHLVDNSGSEAELVATVGGLWDRLTLEGGS from the coding sequence GTGAGGCTGCGGGTCGGACTGACCGGCGGCATCGGCTCGGGCAAGAGCACGGTCTCGCGCCTGTTGGCCGACCGCGGCGCTGTGGTGGTCGACTACGACCTGCTGGCGCGTGAGGTCGTCGAGCCGGGCTCGCCCGCCCTGACCCGGATCGCCGAGCGGTTCGGCGCCGACGTGCTCGCCGCCGACGGCACCCTCGACCGGCCGGCCCTCGGCTCCGTCGTGTTCGCCGACGCTGCCGCCCGCCGCGACCTGGAAGCCATCACGCACCCCGCGATCCGCGACCTGGCGGCGCTCCGCGAGGCGCAGGCCCCCGCTGACGCGGTCGTGGTGCACGACAACCCCCTCCTGGTCGAGATGGGCGCCCACGTCGCCTGCGACGTCGTCGTGGTCGTCGACCTGCCGGTCGAGGTCCAGCTGCGACGGCTCGTGGAGCTGCGGGGCATGACCGAGTCCGAGGCCCGCGCGCGCATCGCCGCACAGGCGTCGCGGGACGACAGAGCCGCTGTCGCCGACCACCTGGTCGACAACAGCGGCTCCGAGGCGGAGCTGGTCGCCACAGTCGGGGGTCTGTGGGACCGGCTCACGCTCGAGGGCGGCTCCTAG
- a CDS encoding DNA polymerase IV, giving the protein MRSTASILHLDLDAFFAAVEQRDKPSLRGRPVVVGGVGGRGVVATASYEARVHGVRSAMSTAEARSRCPHAAFLAGRFDAYQRASDQVMGRLREASPLVEPLSFDEAFVDLAAGEDFDPAGVLDTVEQIRRDIRELTGGLTASAGVASSKLMAKIASEIRKPDGVYLVEPGTELDVLGPMQVTAIPGVGPATGERLRRVGIVTVEDARRHEVDELVRLLGQAAGRSLYRLTRAQDDRPVVADREVKSVSVEDTFETDVTDRARLEAVADTMARGVAAKLRRHGLSGRTVTLKVRMHDFSTHTRSTTLAGPTDQARLLASTARALLDAEDLGGGVRLIGVGVSGLADWVQEDLFAPDEPEPEPDPGPSREERRHGEHGWLPGVDVHHTTHGDGWVWGAGLGRVTVRFETRFTGPGPVHTFRADDPALARGHGDTVGA; this is encoded by the coding sequence ATGAGGTCCACCGCGTCGATCCTGCACCTGGATCTCGACGCCTTCTTCGCGGCGGTGGAGCAGCGGGACAAGCCGTCGCTGCGCGGACGGCCGGTGGTCGTCGGCGGTGTCGGCGGACGCGGCGTCGTGGCGACCGCCTCCTACGAGGCGCGGGTGCACGGGGTGCGGTCCGCGATGAGCACGGCCGAGGCCAGGTCCCGGTGCCCGCACGCGGCGTTCCTCGCCGGGCGGTTCGACGCGTACCAGCGGGCCAGCGACCAGGTGATGGGCCGGTTGCGGGAGGCGTCCCCCCTGGTGGAGCCGCTGTCGTTCGACGAGGCCTTCGTGGACCTCGCCGCCGGTGAGGACTTCGACCCCGCCGGCGTCCTGGACACGGTCGAGCAGATCCGCCGCGACATCCGTGAGCTGACCGGCGGCCTCACGGCGTCCGCGGGGGTGGCGTCGTCGAAGCTCATGGCCAAGATCGCCAGTGAGATCCGCAAGCCCGACGGCGTGTACCTCGTCGAGCCAGGCACCGAGCTGGACGTCCTGGGGCCGATGCAGGTCACGGCGATCCCCGGCGTCGGTCCGGCCACCGGCGAGCGGCTCCGGCGGGTGGGCATCGTGACGGTCGAGGACGCCCGCCGGCACGAGGTCGACGAGCTGGTGCGGCTGCTCGGTCAGGCCGCAGGCCGCTCCCTGTACCGGTTGACCCGCGCGCAGGACGACCGGCCGGTGGTCGCCGACCGCGAGGTGAAGTCCGTCAGCGTCGAGGACACCTTCGAGACCGACGTGACCGACCGCGCCCGGCTGGAGGCGGTGGCCGACACGATGGCCCGTGGGGTCGCGGCGAAGCTGCGTCGCCACGGGCTCTCGGGCCGCACCGTCACCCTGAAGGTGCGCATGCACGACTTCTCCACCCACACCCGGTCGACGACCCTGGCGGGTCCGACCGACCAGGCCCGGCTGCTGGCCTCGACCGCCCGGGCGCTGCTCGACGCCGAGGACCTCGGCGGTGGCGTGCGACTGATCGGCGTCGGGGTCAGCGGTCTCGCCGACTGGGTCCAGGAGGACCTCTTCGCGCCGGACGAGCCCGAACCCGAGCCGGATCCCGGTCCGAGCCGCGAGGAGCGGCGCCACGGGGAGCACGGCTGGTTGCCCGGCGTCGACGTCCACCACACCACGCACGGCGACGGGTGGGTGTGGGGCGCCGGGCTCGGGCGGGTGACCGTGCGGTTCGAGACGCGGTTCACCGGGCCCGGGCCGGTGCACACCTTCCGGGCCGACGACCCCGCGCTGGCTCGGGGGCACGGCGATACGGTCGGGGCATGA
- a CDS encoding sigma-70 family RNA polymerase sigma factor has translation MSNSTTSTHPRSRDGEGRDSVGMYLAEIARTPLLDAGREVELSKTIEAGLFARHLLDTGRVGRAKGGAPKRATAEELEWIAAEGERALQEFIQANLRLVVSIARKYGRSAMPMLDLVQEGNTGLIRAVEKFDYVKGFKFSTYATWWVRQAITRGIAQQARVVRLPVHVVEELNQVTAARRNLERTLGYDPEPAEISAELGMDVDRVIDLLSWGRDHVSLDTPVDEDGDTSLGDLIARETAPGPDSSMMSDATRGMIAQLIDHLGEREADIVRARYGLLDGRQQKLADIGKRHGISAERVRQLEREALAKLRRVADPDLAA, from the coding sequence ATGAGCAACAGCACCACGTCCACGCACCCCCGCTCACGCGACGGCGAGGGCCGGGACAGCGTCGGGATGTACCTGGCCGAGATCGCCCGCACCCCCCTGCTCGACGCCGGCCGCGAGGTCGAGCTGTCCAAGACCATCGAGGCCGGGCTGTTCGCGCGCCACCTGCTCGACACCGGCCGCGTCGGCCGTGCCAAGGGCGGGGCGCCGAAGCGTGCCACGGCCGAGGAGCTGGAGTGGATCGCCGCCGAGGGCGAGCGGGCGCTGCAGGAGTTCATCCAGGCCAACCTGCGCCTCGTGGTGTCCATCGCGCGCAAGTACGGCCGGTCGGCGATGCCGATGCTGGACCTGGTGCAGGAGGGCAACACCGGTCTGATCCGCGCGGTCGAGAAGTTCGACTACGTCAAGGGCTTCAAGTTCTCCACCTACGCCACCTGGTGGGTCCGCCAGGCGATCACGCGCGGCATCGCCCAGCAGGCCCGGGTCGTGCGCCTCCCCGTGCACGTGGTCGAGGAGCTCAACCAGGTCACCGCCGCCCGGCGCAATCTCGAACGCACCCTGGGCTACGACCCCGAGCCGGCCGAGATCTCCGCCGAGCTCGGCATGGACGTCGACCGCGTCATCGACCTGCTCTCGTGGGGCCGTGACCACGTCAGCCTCGACACGCCGGTCGACGAGGACGGCGACACCTCGCTGGGCGACCTGATCGCCCGCGAGACCGCCCCCGGCCCGGACTCGTCGATGATGTCCGACGCCACCCGCGGCATGATCGCCCAGCTGATCGACCACCTGGGCGAGCGCGAGGCCGACATCGTGCGGGCCCGCTACGGGCTGCTCGACGGCCGCCAGCAGAAGCTCGCCGACATCGGCAAGCGGCACGGCATCTCCGCCGAGCGGGTGCGCCAGCTCGAGCGGGAGGCGCTCGCCAAGCTGCGGCGGGTCGCCGATCCGGACCTGGCGGCCTAG
- a CDS encoding SH3 domain-containing protein, with amino-acid sequence MASSHRSPQPAFWRLQLSRALLPTLGLGALAVASAAVVVQSPELPEAAPTSTLVRTVSEPVEVSRSGERPQLESDVVAAQKIQGQLFVRGLTDVRAGAAADSPSLAQVDVGQTVDVTGVVEGEWTQVMHNGLPRWVATATLSATEPLGTAPCAAGSAVERGLQPDTVKVYRAVCARFPQIGRYGGRGGGGEHATGRALDIMVSSDVGTQIADFVRANARELGVSQVIWRQRIWTQQLAGGGWRPMSDRGSATANHYDHVHVTTYGNAAS; translated from the coding sequence GTGGCTTCCAGCCACCGCAGTCCCCAGCCCGCCTTCTGGCGCCTCCAGCTCTCCCGGGCTCTCCTGCCGACCCTGGGCCTCGGCGCGCTCGCCGTGGCCTCGGCCGCGGTGGTGGTGCAGAGCCCCGAGCTGCCCGAGGCCGCGCCCACGTCGACTTTGGTCCGCACGGTCTCCGAGCCGGTCGAGGTCAGCCGTAGCGGTGAGCGCCCCCAGCTCGAGAGCGATGTCGTCGCCGCCCAGAAGATCCAGGGCCAGCTGTTCGTCCGGGGACTGACCGACGTGCGTGCGGGGGCCGCGGCCGACTCGCCGAGTCTCGCGCAGGTCGACGTCGGCCAGACCGTCGACGTGACCGGTGTCGTCGAGGGCGAGTGGACCCAGGTCATGCACAACGGCCTGCCGCGGTGGGTAGCCACCGCGACGTTGTCGGCCACCGAGCCGCTGGGCACCGCACCGTGCGCCGCCGGGTCCGCCGTCGAGCGCGGCCTGCAGCCCGACACCGTCAAGGTGTACCGCGCCGTGTGCGCACGGTTCCCGCAGATCGGCCGCTACGGCGGCCGCGGGGGCGGCGGGGAGCATGCCACCGGTCGTGCCCTCGACATCATGGTCAGCAGCGACGTCGGCACCCAGATCGCCGACTTCGTGCGGGCCAATGCCCGCGAGCTCGGCGTCAGCCAGGTCATCTGGCGTCAGCGCATCTGGACCCAGCAGCTGGCCGGCGGCGGGTGGCGTCCGATGAGCGACCGGGGCAGCGCGACGGCGAACCACTACGACCACGTGCACGTCACGACCTACGGCAACGCCGCGTCGTGA
- a CDS encoding DUF4192 domain-containing protein, which yields MSEPSTTYTAHDVPDLLAALPTMFGFTPEESFVAIATSGPRRRLGFRMRHDIPAPEGVGSSAALILRHLHHQPADGVILLAVTEQVEVAAALMHRVVVGLDPRIQPVVVAWADGDRYWEPGPDCPREGIAYRSSRHHLSVVAAIAAGQEILPDRQALVDRFAACDGEVFDRMVAVTERVMADDLPLVGDDPDLVSAALPLIDPVVAHALDRADRLSDVDCARLGLWVSSIVVRDELWGRIDHDGARDWLRIWTDVAGRVVPPFEPAVLCLASFSAWLVGDGAQALIAAERALEADPEYSMAGLMIDLLQGGVPPSAWTGWS from the coding sequence ATGAGCGAACCGTCGACGACCTACACCGCACACGACGTCCCCGACCTGCTCGCGGCGCTGCCGACGATGTTCGGGTTCACGCCCGAGGAGTCGTTCGTCGCGATCGCGACGTCGGGACCGCGACGACGTCTCGGGTTCCGGATGCGGCACGACATCCCGGCGCCCGAGGGGGTCGGCTCGTCCGCCGCCCTGATCCTGCGGCACCTCCACCACCAGCCGGCCGACGGGGTGATCCTGCTGGCGGTCACGGAGCAGGTCGAGGTCGCGGCGGCGCTGATGCACCGGGTCGTGGTGGGGCTCGACCCGCGGATCCAGCCGGTCGTCGTGGCCTGGGCGGACGGTGATCGGTACTGGGAGCCGGGTCCGGACTGCCCCCGTGAGGGCATCGCCTACCGCAGCTCCCGGCACCACCTGTCGGTCGTCGCCGCGATCGCCGCCGGCCAGGAGATCCTGCCCGACCGGCAGGCTCTGGTCGACCGCTTCGCCGCCTGCGACGGCGAGGTGTTCGACCGGATGGTCGCGGTCACCGAGCGGGTCATGGCCGACGACCTGCCGCTGGTCGGCGACGACCCGGACCTGGTGTCGGCCGCGCTTCCGCTGATCGACCCCGTCGTGGCGCACGCCCTCGACCGGGCCGACCGCCTGAGCGACGTTGACTGTGCGCGCCTGGGACTGTGGGTGTCGTCGATCGTGGTCCGCGACGAGCTGTGGGGCCGCATCGACCACGACGGCGCTCGGGACTGGCTGCGGATCTGGACCGACGTCGCGGGGCGCGTCGTGCCACCCTTCGAGCCGGCCGTGCTGTGCCTGGCCTCGTTCTCGGCGTGGCTGGTCGGCGACGGGGCGCAGGCCCTCATCGCGGCGGAACGGGCGCTCGAGGCCGATCCGGAGTACTCGATGGCCGGGCTGATGATCGACCTGTTGCAGGGTGGTGTGCCCCCGTCGGCGTGGACCGGTTGGTCCTAG